CTTTCTCATGATCATTAATGGATATGGATATGTCGTCACGGAACATTTGGCTAACAAAAGGCATAGCATTTACCAGAGATTCAAGAGTATTCAATGTGCATCTTTCCTTCCCAATACAAAAAGTGGAATTTTTCAATCTATTTAAGTTGAACTAAAGATATATTCACACGTACACTCCGATGACAGAATAACCTTCCAATCGCTGTTATCTCCAGATTTTTTTGATTCCCTTTTCTCAAGGGAAAAATCCGGTGATAAAGGCGAACGCTTCGCTTTTTCAGGTTTTTTCTGTCCTCTACGTTTCTGTGTAAATGATTAGTTCAACTTATATAGTCTCTATATCGGTAACATTTTCCGTTTTTTTAAATTAATGTCCTAATGAAGGTGTAATTGGCGAAGGAAAAACCGAATTTCCTGATTTTTTGTAAGCGTAAACAAAAATCTATAGCCACCATAGAACATGTCAGTTATACTGGGATTATTAATTGGTGCCTGAGTAAACTAGAAGATATTAACGTTCAGGGCAAGGGCGTTCCTTACGAAGGTTAAGCGCTATATCTCTAGATCCTGTCACAGCAGAATAGGGGTCTGAGCTGCTCGGCTGGACGTTTTATTTCGGATACGATTTTATTTCAATGTGAGAGGGATGTGTGCGATCAATGACGACCTATTTCAGTGAACCGCAGAGCATGTATTACCGATTTGGAGAAGATCAGGATCAGGTGCTGAAGGTGCTGGCCGAGAGGTATATTGGGGCCAATGCGCAGGCTGATTTTGTATATCGGGTATTCCAGAAGTCTGGTATTTTGCAAAATGAGAAAGGGCTTTATGATCTGAATTTAGGTAAACGCTTTCCTGATGCTCCCAAAGATTATATATCCTACGCAGCTGCGCTGGTCTGGGGAGACGAGGACCGGAATCTGGATGTGTTGGTCCGCTGTTATGGACCTGTTCGCTTTTATTTCAATGAGCAGTTGGTCTATCGCTCTACCGTAATGGATGAGATCAGTCCTGATGCAACGGTGAAGCTCAGCATCGATATCAAGCCCGGTTGGAACACCATTTGGCTGGAAATGAAGAATACCCCTGCCGGATTTGGCTGCCAGTTTGGCTCTGATGAAGGTAAAGTGCGTATTCTGAACGTATTTGCGCCGTTTCAGGAGAGACAGGGACAAGCGGGTTGGGTGTTCTCCCAACCGAACCTTGCTGTGAGTAAGCAACCAGACTTGCTTGGACAAGAAGCAGATTACAGTTTGAAATGGCTGCCTGAGACAGGCTGGTCTGATGAAGATAAAACCAAGCCAACCCTCGAACGAATATACGGGCATCTTCCTGGACGGCATGTGTATGCTTGGACACATTTGAACAATACCGATTCAACCGGGAGTCAGGTACGATTGTCAGGTCAATCCTCGGGTTCTTTAAGTATATGGATTAGCGGCAAGCCTGTGGCGCAAGTGAGGGAGGCAGGTCCGTTCGAGGTGGATGTAGCAGCCTCTTTTGGGCGGAGTGACCTGCTTGTCCGAAGTGAATGCGATGATGCGGCAGGACCGTGGCATTTTAATTTGAACGCAACCGTTTCGGGTAAGCCGCTTCTACTTGAACTTCCTCAGCGTGTCCACGGTGCTTCCGGAGAGTCATGGTTATATGTCGGCCCCTTTGAGTCGAAGGTTGAACCGGATGTGCAGGATCTTACCCGAACAGACCGAGTGTACCAAACCGGGGGAGAACAGACATATTGGCGCTTGGATCGACCGGATGCTTGGATTAGACCCTATTATGAAAACGCCATGTTAAGCAATAAATGGACAGTGGGCAGTGTAACCAACTATGGTCGCTGGGATTATCCATTGGGTGTCACTGTATATGGTCTATTACGGACTGGGCGTTATTTGCAGAGACCGGACATTACACGTTATGCGGCTGAGCATGTGCAGGCATGTACCCAGATGTATGAATACTCATTATGGGATCGGGAGCAGTATGGTTTCCCGGCTGTCAATCAACAATTGGTCATGCTGAAAATGTTGGATAATTGCGGTTCATTTGGTTCGGCCATGCTGGAAGCGTATTCAGAGTGTCATGAACCAACGTTTCTTCCGATTGCTGAACGGATTGCAGATTTCATGCTTTCCCGCCTGGAAAGGCAGGAGGATGGGGCATTTTATCGCACATGTGTAGGCGAGTATGCCGAGAATACCATGTGGGCAGATGATCTATATATGAGTACGCCGTTTCTCGTTCGTTATGAACGAGTGACAGGCAACTCAGCCGCATTGGATGAAGCCGCCAGACAATTTTCACTGTATCGGAAATATCTGTTCATGCCTGAGTTCAAGATCATGTCTCATGTGTATGATTTCAAATACGGACAGGCAACGCAGATTCCATGGGGACGTGGCAATGGCTGGACACTATTCTCCTTGACGGAGGTATTGGAAGCTTTGCCGGCAGAGCATCCCGAGCGCCCGGCTCTAATTAATTTCTTCAACGAACTGTGTGAAGGGTATGCGGCCCTTCAAGGAGAAAGTGGGTTGTGGCATCAGGTGTTGAACGAACCGCAGACGTATGAAGAAGCCTCCTGCACGGCGATGTTTGCTTATGGTTTTGCGAGAGGTGTACGTTTTGGCTGGTTCAAAGACCCTGAAGTTTACGTCACGGCAGCCGAGCAAGCTTGGAGGGGACTCATCTGCAAAGCGATTGATCGTCAAGGGAATGTCCATGGCGTGTGCAGTGGATCGCGATATGCGTTTACGGCAGAGTATTATGATCAGGACTTGCGTACCGTCACCAATGACAATCACGGAATAGGCATTATGATGCTGGCAGGGACCGAAGTGGCAAAAATGAAGAAACATCTGGCCGAGCACAGGGTGTCTTCACCTGCAGTATCACATTCCTGATAGATCATAACTGAGACGGGTACACCACCGCCGGGAATGTTATTCCCGGTGGTTTTTGATTCCTTTAACTCCTTACTTTTTTGACAGGAAAGCTTACTTTTGTTTATGTCATGTCCAGCAATGGACCTATACAATAGGTTTTGTAAGCGATTCCATAGAAGTAAAAGGGGAGGAAATTCATTTATGATGATCACCAAAAAGTGGGTAACCCTGTTCTGCCTGTCCCTGTTATTGTTCGCTACAGCCTGTTCGGGAGGAGCCACGGATAAGCCAGCTTCTTCTGGCGAAGCAAGTGGAAGTGAAGGAGACTCTTCAGGCAAGATTGAACTGCGCATGACCTGGTGGGGATCACAGACCAGGCATGATCTGACGACCAAAGTCATCCAACTATTTGAAGAGAAACATCCGGGAATCACCATTAAACCTGAATACTCTGGTTGGGATGGTTATTTTGACAAATTAACGACACAGGTAGCCGGTTCAAATGCACCAGATATCATTCAGATGGATTACGCATTTCTGACTGACTTTGCCCGCCGTGGGGCCTTGCTTGATCTGACCCCATTTGCAGAGAGCAAAGAGCTGCGGACAGAGGACCATGATCAGAGCATGATTACAGCCGGTTCGATTGACGATAAATTATATGCGATTACCCTCGGAGTAAACGCACCAGGTGTCATTTATGACGCCACCGTATTTCAGGAATTAGGTATTGAAGAACCGCAAGAGAGCTGGACATGGAAGGATTTTGGGGATATGGCGACCAAGATTGCCGCAGCCAAAGGTGATGGTTTCTATGGATCTGCAGACATTTCCGGTACAACCAACATGTTCGAAGTGTTTATCCGACAATCCGGGAAAGGTTTGTTCGACGGTGGCACAATGACCGCTACCAGCGAAGAGCTTCAGCAATGGTTCGATATGTGGGGCGCACTACGCGAGAATGGTGGAGTGACCACAGCGGAGATCACGGCATCCACCACCAATGCACTGGAGACACGCCCGATCTCACTGGGTACAGCTGCCATGGATTTTGCATGGTCCAATCAATTGCTGACATTCCAGCAGGTGAACAAAAACCAGGATCATAAGCTTGGCATACAGGTGCTCCCGCATGGTGTTAACGAGCAACAAATTGGCGAATACCTGAAACCAGGCCAGTTCCTCTCCGGTTATGGCAAAACGAAACATCCGAAGGAAGTTGCCATGTTCATTGATTTCATGGTCAATGATCCAGAAGCAACCGCTATTCTTGGTTCTGAACGTGGTGTGCCGGTTAACTCAAGCATTCGCGAGCAGATGCAGCCAACGCTGCCGGAAGCGGAACAAGTCATTTTCCAATTTATCGATACCGTATCGAAGCATTCCAGTGAAATTGATCCACCATACCCGCAAGGATTTGCTGAAGTGGACACAAGTTTCAAGAGCGCAAGCGAGCAGATCGCCTTCGGTCAAGGCAATACTCCAGATGTCATTGCTCAGTTTATTGAAGGAGCCAAGGCTACGCTTGGATCGAGTCAATAATAATTGAAACTGTCTCAGACTTCTAATTCTGCGGGGAGGTTGCGAAGATGAACACATCACAGATCAGTCAAGCCCGAATCGAGCGTGTAGCTACCCGGCGGGTCAAACGGAGATATGCGCATAATGGAGCCGCGCTTCTGTTCCTCGCCCCATGGCTTGTCGGATTGTTATTTCTCACCTTAGGTCCAATGTTGGTATCGTTATACATCTCGTTCACCGATTACAGTATCCTGGCCACCCCTTCTTGGGTCGGTCTGGATAACTACACAACGATGTTCACATCGGATAAACTGTTCACCCAGTCGCTCAAAGTCACCTTCACGTATGTCGCTGTATCCGTACCGGTCAAGTTGATCTTTGCGCTGCTTGTAGCGATGTTGCTCAACAAAGGGATTCGAGGGCTTGGTATTTACCGGACCGTGTATTACATTCCGACATTGCTTGGAGGTAGCGTTGCAATTGCAATGTTGTGGCGTAAAATGCTGGGCGGTGACGGGTTACTCAATAGTGTGCTTGCCATGGTAGGTATTAAGGCGCCTGATTGGGTTGCCAATCCGAAGTATGCCCTATATTCCATCGTGCTGTTATCCGTATGGCAATTTGGATCATCGATGATTATTTTCCTGGCAGGCTTGAAGCAGATTCCACCTGAATATGATGAAGCCTCAGCGGTAGATGGTGCAGGCCCTCTGCGGAGATTCTTCTATATAACGTTGCCGATTCTGTCACCCGTCATCTTTTTCAATCTCGTGATGCAACTGATTACGTCCTTTCAATCGTTCACACAGGCTTTTGTCATCAGTAATGGTAGCGGAGGACCAGTGAATTCAACCTTAATGTACTCTCTGTATCTGTACAAAAAAGGATTCTCATTCTTTCAGATGGGTTATGCTTCCGCGATGGCCTGGGTGCTGGTCATCCTGATTGGCGTATTTACATTGCTCGTATTCCGCAGCAGCAAGCTGTGGGTGCATTATGAGGATGGTGGGAAATCATGATTGGACAACGAAACTCTACAGCATGGGTCGTCAGCAAACATGTGTTGATCTCAGGCATCGCCTTTGTCATGCTCTACCCGATCCTCTGGATGCTGGGGAGCTCATTCAAACCGGGACATATGATCTTTACAGAGACCTGGTTCTGGCCACAGGAATGGAATTGGCAAAATTACATGAATGGCTGGTCTGGAATTCAGGGGAATCCATTCTCCCGGTTCCTGACCAACTCTGTCATCCTGTCGCTTGGTGCCGTGCTGGGCAATGTCATCTCCTGCTCTATGGCGGCATATGCCTTCGCGCGACTGAATTTTCGATTCAAAGCCATCTGTTTCGGCCTGATGCTCATGACGATTATGCTGCCGCATCATGTAACGCTGATCCCGCAGTATATTCTCTTCAACCACCTGGAGTGGGTGAACACGTATCTTCCGCTTGTGGTGCCAAAATGGCTGGCGACCGATGCCTTCTTCATTTTTCTCATGGTACAGTTCTTCCGGGGATTGCCCAAAGAGCTGGATGAGGCGGCAACTATTGATGGATGCGGTCCTGTGAAAATATACACCAAAATCATCATTCCACTTGCTTTTCCAGCGCTGGTTACCACGATGATCTTTACGTTCTTGTGGACATGGGACGACTTCTTCAGTCAGTTGATCTACTTGAGTGATGTTAGCAAATACACCGTGCCGCTAGGTCTGCGTCTGTTCCTTGATTCGAGTTCTCAATCCGATTGGGGTCCGATGTTTGCCATGTCGGTGTTGTCATTGGTGCCATGTTTCATTGTATTTATCGTGTGTCAAAAGTACTTCGTGGAAGGAATCGCGACCTCTGGGCTCAAAGGGTAATTCCAAGACGAAACGAGTTGATTTTTCCATGGGGAAAGGAAGCTGGTCTTCATTCATTAATCAAAAGCTGCAACAAAGCAAGCTCTCCACGTTGATGGTGACTTGCTTTATTGCGTTTAACCTGTTGCTCGTCTCGGTTGTTGTCTGGCTGGCATATCAGTCTTTCTCCGCGGTCACATTTGCCGAGATTAGCAAAGCACGTCTGGCTCTTCTGAACGAGAGCACACGTCGGGGATTTGATTTCATCACAGGGGTAACAGGAACCGCCTACGGTTTGGCAAGCAATCGGGAACTGTCCAATCTGCTCGAAACGGCCGATACGGGCAGGCTTGCACAGATTCACCAACGGAGAGAGGTCTCTCGAATCCTGGATCATACCATGGTCGTGAGTGAAGGCATCACCTCCATCGAACTGTATACGGATGTCTTTAATGAAGTGACAGTGACGATGGCTGATCGCATATTTCCTGTGGACACCATCACACACGACTCTTGGTTTGCAACGCTGGAAAAGGCTGATGCGGCTTGGGTGCCGCTGCGTGAGAACGAATCTGGCCAATCTTTGGTCGGATATGCCCAACGGATTTTCGACAGTCATGGCGGAACGGTTGCCTATGTGCTCATTCGGCTGAGTAGAGAGGACATTGTACGCAGGTTTGCTGATGTACCCATGGTGCTTGATGGAAAAGTCCTGTTGGTAGATACGGCTGGTAATGTCGTAATGGAGATGGGGAAAGCTGATCCAGCAGGGGAGAATGTACAATCCGATCATGCTGAAGGTGATACATTGGAACAACAGGAACGAGCGAATAGAAGTAATGAAGTGAGTACAGTTCCAGAAACGGGTGATGCCTTAAACGCATCTTCTTCTATTATAGATAGTGCATGGATTCAGGAACATGTCCAGCCTGGCGCAGACGGATACGAAGTCGTTTCCGGCCAATCCGGAGGTGCCCAATTGGTGCTCTACTCCAGACCAGCCATGCTTCAGTGGCGCCTCGTACAGACTATTCCGGTGTACACACTGTTATCTCCGGTCAGGCATGCGGGCTGGCAGATTCTCGGCATTGCCATACTGGGACTATTATGCTCCGCTGTGCTTGCGTACCTGTTCGTAAGGCAGATTATCCGCCCACTGAGACAATTGATCAAGCGAATGAGACAACTGGAGAAAGGGGACTTCGATACCCGGGTGCAACTTTCGTTTACGGAGGAGTACGCCCACTTGGCTTATGGCTTTAATCATATGGCTTCACAACTCACAACGCTGATGGAACAGGTGAAGGAGGAGAGCCGGGCCAAGCGTGAAGCCCAGACGGGCTTGCTTGAGGCCCAGATCAAACCCCATTTTCTATACAATACCCTCGACATGATCCACTGGCGCGCACTCGATTATGAAGCCAAGGATATCAGTCGCATGATTGTGCAGCTTAGCAAGCTGTTACGGATCGGACTGAGTGGAGGGAGGTTGTTTATTCGGGTTCGAGATGAGTTGGAGCATGCCCGTTGCTACGTTAATATACAGTCAGAGCGGCTACCGTTCTCCATTCAATATCAGGAGCAGATCGATCCGCGTATTCGCGGTTGTCACATTCCCAAGATCATTCTGCAGCCCTTTATCGAAAATACCGTTATGCACGGGCATCCTGAAGAGGGGACACTTCGAATTCAAGTGCATATGCACGAAGAGGTTGGCCCGCATGAGGATATCGTCATTCGCATTACGGATAATGGGCAAGGTTTGCCGGAGGGATGGAAACTCGAAGAGACATATGGCATCGGTGTACGGAATGTGCATCAACGGATTCAGTTGTATTGCGGGAAGAGGTATGGCGTTCAACTGAACAATAGAGAATCAGGTGGCGTGGAAGTAACCATTACGCTGCCGCGTATTGAGACCGACGAGCAATTAAATCTATGGCTGGACGGTGAAAAATGATGAAGACCATTATGCTTGTTGATGACGATCCTCATATTGTAAAGGCATTAACAGATCATATCGACTGGCCTTCTCTGGGCCTCAGCATTGCAGGCACTGCTTCAAATGGCTTGGATGCGTTGGAGCTGTTTCACCGTATGCATCCGGATGTCGTTATGACTGATGTCTATCTACCTGGGATGACGGGGCTTGAGATCACCCAGACGTTGCGACGTGATCATCCCCACCTGCCGATTATCATTCTTAGTGGATATGACGAATTCGAGAACGCCCGGGCAGCTATGCGCTGGGGGGTGAATCACTTTTTGCTGAAGCCGGCGGAGGTTGAGGAGATTGAGTCTGTGTTGCGGGAGGTGCTACTGGAACAAGATGTGCGAGAGCGGCATGAGCGGCTGGAGCGGACGTATAAGCAGGAGGTCGGACGGGTACTTCCGTATTTGCGCAAACAATTTCTTCACGAACTGCTGACTACACGGTATCGGGCAGATGAACTGCCTAAAGAACGCATGGACTATATAGGCATTCATATGTCCTCACAGACACGCGCCATTAGTCTGCAGCTGAATCGCCCCGTATTTTTGACACGGATGAAAGAACGGGATTGGCAGCTTCTCCGCTATGGGGCGGCTGATATTATTCAGGAGACGGTGAAGGAACAGGCGGCGCGCATGAATGGTCAGGTAGAGATTGTTGATTATTCGGATCAGGTATTTGTGTTGCTTCTATTAGGAGATAAAGATCTATTGGAGGAATGTCTGCCACTCATAGAGCGGATGATCGATCAGATCTTTACGTATCTGAAAATTGAAGTGAGTGCTGGAATCGGAAGATCCAAAAGTCACCCATGTGAGGCGATAGATTCTTATCTCGAGAGCAGGGAAGCGGTGGAAACAGCAGAGTTTCAGGGTGGAAGTCGTATCTACCACTACGAGGCATCTGAGGATACAGAAGCAAGTGTGACCGATTACTCATTATTGCTTCGTCAATGGAATGAGGCTTGGGCGGATATTCGACCTGATCTGGCGGAAGAGCTATGGCAGGACATTCACCTTTTGCTGAGAGAGGGGAACTGTGTTGGGATACAGGATGTACAGGTGGTGGCCGTCAGTCTGTTTGACACGTTGATTCATAGCTGGAACCGACTTCATCCCATGTTAACACCGCCACTGGCGATGAGTGATTTTTTGCGTGAAATTCAATCGAAGTATGCGTTGCATGATCTGGTAAGCTGGATGGACCGTATTATCTGCAACTGGTTAGAACAGATACGCAAGGAGATGGGCGAGAAAAAAAGCAATAAACTTATCGAGCAGGTGAAACAGTATGTGGAGCTGCATTACACCGAAGAGATTAGTTTTGAAGCGATAGCCAAGGGACTATTCGTACATCCGAAGTATTTGAGTCAACTGTTCAAAAGGGTGACGGGCGAGAATTTCGTGAGTTATTTGAACGGGTACCGAATTCAGAGAGCGTTGGAACTGTTGCAGTCGGGTCATTACATGGTATATGAGGTGAGCGAGATGACGGGGTTCCGTAATGCGACGTATTTCAGTCAGGTGTTCAAAATGCTTACGGGCAAGAGTCCGTCTGAGGTGGGGTAAAGCGATACAGGTAAAGTATTTTAAATAAAGTGGAAGAGGCGGAATGGTTCTTATGATTATCGATCAGCAGGAATATTACATTAAAGGCTTATCTTACTCAATTAGATCGGCAGAGGAAAGAGATGCTGAGGCCTTGTCTTCACTTCGTGTACAAATGGACGGGAAACCGAGAACATGGATCGTGAAGATGGTGAGGCGTATATCGACGCAGCCGGGTTTAGGCGGATCATCCATAAGGACACGGAGAAGTCACGGCATCTGTTCCTTGTTGCTGTAGTAGCGGGCGAGATTGTGGGGTATTCCCGATGTGAAGGCATAGAGTTGAAGCGCTTTTGGCATAAGGTTGAGTTCGGCGTGTGTGTAGCCAGAGCGTACTGGGGACATGGGATTGGCAAGAACTTGTTAGTGCAGTCGATAGAATGGGCAGACCAGACTGGTGTAGAAAAGATGACATTGAACGTACTGGCATCCAACGAAAAGGCAATTGAGTTATACCAAATGAGTGGCTTCGAGATCGAAGGTATCCTGAAAAAGGATCGGCGACACGCGGATGGACAGTATCACGACACGATAGTGATGGGCAGGTTTAAAGACTAATAATTAAAAAGTGAAGATCACAATCTATATAAGCCTGCAGCCTATGGAGTTCGAATATTAGATTCGGTGTCGAGATAATAGAAAGCAGTATCATTGAATAGAGGTATTGTGTTTCATATTTTATAGAACAAAGTAATGATGCTGATTGAGTCTGTTCACAACCTATATTGAGATAGATTAGACCGGTGAGTGTATATAGGGTATAGTATGAGGATATCGCCATTGGAAAAAGAAATTATGAAGAGATTGAATCATATATATCTAATTTGCCTATGGGATATTTTACAAGTAGTAATTGTGTTGTGTATATGATATATTCTATTTCCGGCCAAAAAAACACGAGAAACAAAGTGCCGCAGGCAAAACAAATAAGCTTCGAAAGAAACTTAAAAAAAGAGCTTGCTAAGTTGGATCGGAAGTGTTATGATATAAAAGTTGCTGAGGAGAACAACACTCGGTAACGAAACAAGTTTGATCTTTGAAAACTGAACAACGAGTGAGTAAACATTCTGCTTGCAGAATGAACGCGAAAGTTCGAAACAAGCCTTGGTTTGAATCGACTGGAGCACAAATGAGATTTTTAATCTCGTCAGATTCAAAATGAGCTTATCGCTCTTTTCAATACTTTATTGGAGAGTTTGATCCTGGCTCAGGACGAACGCTGGCGGCATGCCTAATACATGCAAGTCGAGCGGACTTGAAGAGAAGCTTGCTTCTCTGATAGTTAGCGGCGGACGGGTGAGTAACACGTAGGCAACCTGCCCTCAAGTTTGGGACAACTACCGGAAACGGTAGCTAATACCGAATAATTGTTTTCTTCGCCTGAAGGAAACTGGAAAGACGGAGCAATCTGTCACTTGGGGATGGGCCTGCGGCGCATTAGCTAGTTGGTGGGGTAACGGCTCACCAAGGCGACGATGCGTAGCCGACCTGAGAGGGTGATCGGCCACACTGGGACTGAGACACGGCCCAGACTCCTACGGGAGGCAGCAGTAGGGAATCTTCCGCAATGGGCGAAAGCCTGACGGAGCAATGCCGCGTGAGTGATGAAGGTTTTCGGATCGTAAAGCTCTGTTGCCAGGGAAGAACGCTTGGGAGAGTAACTGCTCTCAAGGTGACGGTACCTGAGAAGAAAGCCCCGGCTAACTACGTGCCAGCAGCCGCGGTAATACGTAGGGGGCAAGCGTTGTCCGGAATTATTGGGCGTAAAGCGCGCGCAGGCGGTCATTTAAGTCTGGTGTTTAATCCCGGGGCTCAACCCCGGATCGCACTGGAAACTGGGTGACTTGAGTGCAGAAGAGGAGAGTGGAATTCCACGTGTAGCGGTGAAATGCGTAGATATGTGGAGGAACACCAGTGGCGAAGGCGACTCTCTGGGCTGTAACTGACGCTGAGGCGCGAAAGCGTGGGGAGCAAACAGGATTAGATACCCTGGTAGTCCACGCCGTAAACGATGAGTGCTAGGTGTTAGGGGTTTCGATACCCTTGGTGCCGAAGTTAACACATTAAGCACTCCGCCTGGGGAGTACGGTCGCAAGACTGAAACTCAAAGGAATTGACGGGGACCCGCACAAGCAGTGGAGTATGTGGTTTAATTCGAAGCAACGCGAAGAACCTTACCAGGTCTTGACATCCCTCTGACCGGTACAGAGATGTACCTTTCCTTCGGGACAGAGGAGACAGGTGGTGCATGGTTGTCGTCAGCTCGTGTCGTGAGATGTTGGGTTAAGTCCCGCAACGAGCGCAACCCTTGATCTTAGTTGCCAGCATTTCGGATGGGCACTCTAAGGTGACTGCCGGTGACAAACCGGAGGAAGGTGGGGATGACGTCAAATCATCATGCCCCTTATGACCTGGGCTACACACGTACTACAATGGCCGGTACAACGGGCTGTGAAGCCGCGAGGTGGAACGAATCCTAAAAAGCCGGTCTCAGTTCGGATTGCAGGCTGCAACTCGCCTGCATGAAGTCGGAATTGCTAGTAATCGCGGATCAGCATGCCGCGGTGAATACGTTCCCGGGTCTTGTACACACCGCCCGTCACACCACGAGAGTTTATAACACCCGAAGTCGGTGGGGTAACCGCAAGGAGCCAGCCGCCGAAGGTGGGATAGATGATTGGGGTGAAGTCGTAACAAGGTAGCCGTATCGGAAGGTGCGGCTGGATCACCTCCTTTCTATGGAGAATCGTTTCCTGCAACGGAAACATTCAAATATAAGTCTTCAGGAAGCATGCTTCCGAAGCGAGCTTTACTTCGTAAAGCTTTTAACTCACTCGTTGCTCAGTTTTGAGAGCTCAAACTCTCAAAAAGCTTGCTTTTGCATGGAGCTTGTTCTTTGAAAACTAGATATCGAAACGAAAGTAAATGCGAATTAGAACATTCCTTTAAGCTGAACTTGTGCAAACAAGTGAAGTGTTTATAAGGTAGATAATTGCTTTTGCGATGGTATCGAGTGGGAGCGACTTTTGGCTTTGGACGTAGTCCAAAACAAGGGAAGCGAGCGATCGAAACCGGAGCAATTTGGTTAAGCTACTAAGAGCACACGGAGGATGCCTAGGCGCTAGGAGCCGATGAAGGACGTGGCGAACAACGAAACTGCCTCGGGGAGCTGTAAGCAAGCTTTGATCCGGGGGTGTCCGAATGGGGAAACCCAGCTGGGGTAATTTCCAGTTACTCATAACTGAATACATAGGTTATGTAGAGGCATACCAGGGGAACTGAAACATCTAAGTACCCTGAGGAAGAGAAAACAATAGTGATTCCGTCAGTAGCGGCGAGCGAACGCGG
The window above is part of the Paenibacillus sp. 1781tsa1 genome. Proteins encoded here:
- a CDS encoding glycoside hydrolase family 105 protein; the protein is MTTYFSEPQSMYYRFGEDQDQVLKVLAERYIGANAQADFVYRVFQKSGILQNEKGLYDLNLGKRFPDAPKDYISYAAALVWGDEDRNLDVLVRCYGPVRFYFNEQLVYRSTVMDEISPDATVKLSIDIKPGWNTIWLEMKNTPAGFGCQFGSDEGKVRILNVFAPFQERQGQAGWVFSQPNLAVSKQPDLLGQEADYSLKWLPETGWSDEDKTKPTLERIYGHLPGRHVYAWTHLNNTDSTGSQVRLSGQSSGSLSIWISGKPVAQVREAGPFEVDVAASFGRSDLLVRSECDDAAGPWHFNLNATVSGKPLLLELPQRVHGASGESWLYVGPFESKVEPDVQDLTRTDRVYQTGGEQTYWRLDRPDAWIRPYYENAMLSNKWTVGSVTNYGRWDYPLGVTVYGLLRTGRYLQRPDITRYAAEHVQACTQMYEYSLWDREQYGFPAVNQQLVMLKMLDNCGSFGSAMLEAYSECHEPTFLPIAERIADFMLSRLERQEDGAFYRTCVGEYAENTMWADDLYMSTPFLVRYERVTGNSAALDEAARQFSLYRKYLFMPEFKIMSHVYDFKYGQATQIPWGRGNGWTLFSLTEVLEALPAEHPERPALINFFNELCEGYAALQGESGLWHQVLNEPQTYEEASCTAMFAYGFARGVRFGWFKDPEVYVTAAEQAWRGLICKAIDRQGNVHGVCSGSRYAFTAEYYDQDLRTVTNDNHGIGIMMLAGTEVAKMKKHLAEHRVSSPAVSHS
- a CDS encoding ABC transporter substrate-binding protein, whose translation is MMITKKWVTLFCLSLLLFATACSGGATDKPASSGEASGSEGDSSGKIELRMTWWGSQTRHDLTTKVIQLFEEKHPGITIKPEYSGWDGYFDKLTTQVAGSNAPDIIQMDYAFLTDFARRGALLDLTPFAESKELRTEDHDQSMITAGSIDDKLYAITLGVNAPGVIYDATVFQELGIEEPQESWTWKDFGDMATKIAAAKGDGFYGSADISGTTNMFEVFIRQSGKGLFDGGTMTATSEELQQWFDMWGALRENGGVTTAEITASTTNALETRPISLGTAAMDFAWSNQLLTFQQVNKNQDHKLGIQVLPHGVNEQQIGEYLKPGQFLSGYGKTKHPKEVAMFIDFMVNDPEATAILGSERGVPVNSSIREQMQPTLPEAEQVIFQFIDTVSKHSSEIDPPYPQGFAEVDTSFKSASEQIAFGQGNTPDVIAQFIEGAKATLGSSQ
- a CDS encoding carbohydrate ABC transporter permease, which gives rise to MNTSQISQARIERVATRRVKRRYAHNGAALLFLAPWLVGLLFLTLGPMLVSLYISFTDYSILATPSWVGLDNYTTMFTSDKLFTQSLKVTFTYVAVSVPVKLIFALLVAMLLNKGIRGLGIYRTVYYIPTLLGGSVAIAMLWRKMLGGDGLLNSVLAMVGIKAPDWVANPKYALYSIVLLSVWQFGSSMIIFLAGLKQIPPEYDEASAVDGAGPLRRFFYITLPILSPVIFFNLVMQLITSFQSFTQAFVISNGSGGPVNSTLMYSLYLYKKGFSFFQMGYASAMAWVLVILIGVFTLLVFRSSKLWVHYEDGGKS
- a CDS encoding carbohydrate ABC transporter permease; translated protein: MIGQRNSTAWVVSKHVLISGIAFVMLYPILWMLGSSFKPGHMIFTETWFWPQEWNWQNYMNGWSGIQGNPFSRFLTNSVILSLGAVLGNVISCSMAAYAFARLNFRFKAICFGLMLMTIMLPHHVTLIPQYILFNHLEWVNTYLPLVVPKWLATDAFFIFLMVQFFRGLPKELDEAATIDGCGPVKIYTKIIIPLAFPALVTTMIFTFLWTWDDFFSQLIYLSDVSKYTVPLGLRLFLDSSSQSDWGPMFAMSVLSLVPCFIVFIVCQKYFVEGIATSGLKG
- a CDS encoding sensor histidine kinase, producing the protein MGKGSWSSFINQKLQQSKLSTLMVTCFIAFNLLLVSVVVWLAYQSFSAVTFAEISKARLALLNESTRRGFDFITGVTGTAYGLASNRELSNLLETADTGRLAQIHQRREVSRILDHTMVVSEGITSIELYTDVFNEVTVTMADRIFPVDTITHDSWFATLEKADAAWVPLRENESGQSLVGYAQRIFDSHGGTVAYVLIRLSREDIVRRFADVPMVLDGKVLLVDTAGNVVMEMGKADPAGENVQSDHAEGDTLEQQERANRSNEVSTVPETGDALNASSSIIDSAWIQEHVQPGADGYEVVSGQSGGAQLVLYSRPAMLQWRLVQTIPVYTLLSPVRHAGWQILGIAILGLLCSAVLAYLFVRQIIRPLRQLIKRMRQLEKGDFDTRVQLSFTEEYAHLAYGFNHMASQLTTLMEQVKEESRAKREAQTGLLEAQIKPHFLYNTLDMIHWRALDYEAKDISRMIVQLSKLLRIGLSGGRLFIRVRDELEHARCYVNIQSERLPFSIQYQEQIDPRIRGCHIPKIILQPFIENTVMHGHPEEGTLRIQVHMHEEVGPHEDIVIRITDNGQGLPEGWKLEETYGIGVRNVHQRIQLYCGKRYGVQLNNRESGGVEVTITLPRIETDEQLNLWLDGEK